In Gossypium hirsutum isolate 1008001.06 chromosome A10, Gossypium_hirsutum_v2.1, whole genome shotgun sequence, the DNA window tacattttcacatattctcaattcatttgcacatatagcatGTTTTcttatacttaatcacatatcatcacttacacatgtacttaccttttattcacaagcatagtatacatttcaaacatacctgaatcggaTAGACATTCACTTGATCATTTATTTCTTaataatgcccgttgaaccattcgaaagcaataaggatactcggatagctcgaaaagctcgtacaattccaatgtcctagacatggtcttacatgtaatcaaatatcaatgccactatcctagacagggtcttacacaaaatcaagtatgatgccaatgtcccagacatggacttacacgtaaatcataagtcgatgccaacgtcccagacgtggtcatACATGAAAACATATattggatcctatgtcatgatatatgtatcctaactattcctatggttcatcggggcttttcggacgttgAAACACTGTCGCTgctttcacaatttcacatattcatcttcCAAAACCATTCATTTCTTTTTAATAACATATAAGTATAAACAAATCTATTCAaacatatttatttgtatatcgacttacctcgtacagatttgAACAAACAAAGTCAACTATTGAACGACTTTCGACTTCCCCCaatctaatttcatttttttttttggttcttgatcttaaTCAACAATCACAAGTGTCTAACCCTAAAgactcttttcttttattttttcccttgattaataacatataaaaacattaacATATAAGGCTATTTTAGTCCACTAACAATATAATTGGCatattaacaacataaggacctcttaattaaaaagacatagcaaataggcactttaacaaacattaggcaacttttacattttacaccattaggtccttttatcaaattaagcacacaaatgatcaactttttgtacgaaattttcacacatactaattcacatataataagcacaaaaaataacattaaaatattttttgactcagatttttggtcccgaaaccactattctgactaaggtctaaatcgggctgttataatcCGATTGtctgtcccctgcaccctaattatgcaaaacagaatgcccaataATAAACACACAAGTAGAGACATAGCCGTGTGTtttagccgtgtgaaggacacgaccttaggacatgggcgtgtgcccaagccgtgtgaagtctgcacataatttttggaatttaatttgccacacggcctaagcacacgagcgtcttccttggtcgtgtgaccctaattgtgttgatgacatcacagtcagagagttacacgagctgaggacataggcttgtgtgaccacacggcctacccgcacgggcgtgtgactctccaaaacaagaaaattttttaagttatccTAAAGTTCTaaaagttttcgatttagtcccaaaccaccctcaatgtatgttttgggcctcgttggCCCTTATAggggacaatttgcatgtgattgaaaagtttttaatttggatgaaatttatgGCTCTGTTTTGTATGATTGTTTATgtttatgtctggtaatgcctcgtaccatgTCCCAACGTCagacacaggtaaggggtgttacatttagtggtatcagagctatgatttagtcagttctcagactaacACTAcatgtgtatgagtctagctatacatgcgatatgtatattatgatagtgtgatgacttctgaagatttaaaaatgtattttcatatagtaaatggatcccgatagagcaatggtagatgatgttgaaagtaacacgcCTGCTCTCGCTAAAGGAGCAGTGCTTTTTGATAGTAGACCCACTACTgttagtagaggagaaggaggcagagaagcctttctcaacatgatggatgcttggtacacggagttcgttcgaacgaacccgaacattcaacctcctccaccccctctaAATCCCCAACCCGTACCTCAAGCGCCTCAAGGTATAGATTTTATAATGTTTCATAGAACCCCAGTGATAGAATTCAAAAGCAATGAGGCAAGGAGTTTAAGGCCAACGCCACAGATGATCCCGAAAGGgcaaaattttggctcgagaattccATTCAGGTATTCaatgagttatcctgcacacctgatgaatATTTGAAGTGTTCTATCTCCTTGTTGAGAGATgcggcatatcattggtggaaaatgcTAGTTTCGGTGGTACCGAGAGAaagggtcacatgggaattctttcaagaagagttccGAAAAAAATACATCAGTGAGGGATTCAtcgaccagaagcgtaaggaatttCTCAATTTGAAACAAGGTCGCATGTCAGTTACTAAGTACAAAAGAAAGTTTTTTTGGCTCAGTAAATGTGCTAGAGATTATGTATCCTCCaaggctaaaatgtgtagaaggtTCGAAGACGGACTTAATAAGGACATTAGAGTGTTAGTGGATATTCTTGAGCTGAAGGAATTTATTGTGCTCGTTGATTGGGCTTGTAAAGCTAAGGAGTTGACCAAAGAGAAGAGAATAGACGAAGCTGAGGCTAGAGATATAAGGAAGAGACTGATGAGCAAGTCACTTCCATCTCAGTTTAAGAAATCTAGACatatgtattctcgttctcaTGTGTCAGCTGGGCATTTGTACTAAAATCGtaagaagaaaattttgagttttagatCTCAAGCTACATcgtggctagtgtgggtaatgataGAGCTTCTAGACCCAAGTGCCAACAATGTGGTAGaggtcattttggtaagtgtaGGGTGAGCAATGGATCTTGTTTTTGATTTGGTTCTCAATACTACTATATCAAAGATTGTCCTGAAATggtcgagaaagaaaaatttcagagtagAAGGCCGGGTAGTATGGCTACAAAAGGGAGACCCTCGAGAAAATCCGGTAATGGGGCTAGTAGTAAAAATGTAACAAGGGATACAGCAGTGAGATTCGAAGCTAAAGCTCCGGCTAGGgcctatgctatacgtgcacgtgAGGACGTAACTTTTCCCGACGTGATTATGGGTACTTTTTCTGTCTATGACACTTCTATTATTGCCTTGATtaaccctggttctactcattcatatgtgtgtatgaaattggtatctagcatgaatatgcctgttgagtctacgaaatttatgattaaagtgtcaaacccattaagcaagcatgttttagttgataaagtatgtaagaaatgtcctttgataaTTAGAGATCATTATTTTCtagctgacttgatgttgttgccgttcgatgaatttgatgttatattagGCATGGATTAGTTGACACTTCATGAttctatagtgaattgtagacaaaaagttattgaatttaaATGTGAAAATGATGGAATTCTCCGTTTTGAATTAGATGAGTTAGATAAGTTGCCAATTATGATTTCATCGATGTTTTCTTAGAAATGTATTAAAAAGTAATGCGAGGCTTATTTGGGTTATGTGTTAAATACTAAAGAGtttgaatcaaagattgaatcagtgcctgttgtatgtgagtatccgaaTGTGTTCCTGGAAGAGTAACCTGGATTACCTCCTGTTAGGGAaattgagtttggcattgagttagttcCTGGTACAGCACCTATCTCGATAGCTCTATATAGGATGGCCCTAACTGAATTGAAAGAActgaagtcacagttgcaagaattgaccaacAAGGGTTTTGTGAGATCGAGCTTTTCatcgtggggtgctccggtattatttgtgaaaaaaagacGGGtctatgaggttatgtatagattaccgatAGCTCAATAAAGTaacaattaagaacaagtatcctttgccaaggactgacaacttgtttgaccagttgaaaggagcgacatggttttcaaagatagacttgaggtccggttactaccaATTGAGAGTGAAAgactcggatgtgccgaaaactactttttggacgaggtatggtcattttgagtttcttgtcatgccttttggtttaacaaatgctcctgctacatttatgaattttataaactatatttttcaaccgtatttggataaatttgttatcatttttattaatgacatattgatttattctcgcGATGAATTCGAGCATGCCAAACACTTGAAGGCTATATTGCAAACCTTAAGagacaagcagttgtatgctaagtttagtaaaagcgagttttggcttcgagaagttggattcttgggccacattgtttcgggtgatggtattagAGTAGACCCGAGTAacatctcggctattgttgaatggaaatcgtcaaggaatgtaactgaggttagaagctttctaggcttattCGGTTGTTACAgatggtttgttaaaggattctccatgattgctactccaatGACGAATTTGTTACagaatggatagaaaagtgttaacagagttttgagaaattaaaaacattgttgactgaggcctcgattttggtacaacccgagtcaAGTAAAGAacttgtgatttatagtgatgcttccttgaATGTTTTGGGATGTATACTTATCCAAGAGGGTAAAGTCGTAGCTTACGCTTCGAGACAGCTGAAGCTTCACGAGAAGAACTACCCGagacatgatttagagttggccaccATAGTGTTTACTTTGAatatttggcgacattatttatttggtgagaaatgccatgtctataccgatcataaaagtctcaagtacttgatgactcaaaaggatttgaacttgcggcaacgaagatggttggaactgttaaaagattatgagcttgtgattgattaccatccgagtaaggcgaatgtggtcgccaacgctttgagtaggaagtcattgtttgccttgagggctaCGAATACATGACTGACTTGGTCCGATGATGGTTCTATTCTAGCTGAGCTGAGAGCTAGACCAATTTtttttcaacagatttgtgatgctaAGAAAGTTATAAAAAGCAGCAAGTGAAGAGAATTCAGTGTAAGTCCAGCAGTGAACCGAATTTTTTGAGTGACTCCAATGGTTTTTTTCAGATTTCATGGTAGTATTTTTGTTCTGAAAGATACTGAGTTGATTCGAAATATTTTACAAGAGGCACACAAtggttgtttgtcagttcacccaggtagtacaaaaatgtataacgacttgaagaaaatgtattggtggaatggtgtgaaaagagatatctcaaagtttgtatcaaagtgcttagtttgtcaacaagtaaaggctgaacaccaagtacctttaggtttacttcagcctatcatggttcccgagtggaaatgggaccggataactatggattttgtgacaggtttgccTTTGACACCGAGAAAAAaagatgtaacatcccgaaataaggcctagtcaaaatagtggttttgggaccaaaaatccgacatcaaaatatttattttatgattattatgaggcctagaatataagtatatgcatgtgttaaagttttataaagaaattctaagtataagatgtccaattggaaattagggactaaattgaatatattgtaaaacttggattctagaagcaatttgtatgaaattgctatagattatgaattagaagatcttggagatcaattttcccaagttctaaatttttggacaaaaatgggcttgcatggatgaaattttaaagaaatggcatgagggcattttggtcattaagcattttaatgaaataaaaagggaaaaataaagaaaaaatatgctcatcttcttcccatagctgctaaaatttggaggacaccatattttcaagctcaatagtaagtgctcccgagccccatttttcatgttctttgtatttttaaaattccgatagtttgctctctccatttctacccatatttcatgctagggttcatgttcaaaaatttacccatgcataagTTATTGGTATTGTGAtggattatggaagaatatgaaagataaatgtgtgttaaacatcttttccaagttggttttcatgaaaaacccttatagggactattttgcaaaagatgtaaatgtgtggtagaaatgaggaaaataataaaaattttgggtTGCCATAAGATAGAAAAAATGTTcagttaggcttgggtaagatagaaattgcatgtgtttcattatacgagcctagggactaaatcgtaaagatgtgaaaggttaggggcaaaatggtcatttggaatGGGGGtaggtattaaacttgaaatatataatgtggggtattaatgaattaattttactgttatagaccccaaggaacaaattccagatgtcaatcgtggtaaacgcaatgtttcggaataaccgaaacacaactccgaaaagagtaccaggtaagttcggataacataAAGTAAACCCttgatatgcataattgtatgaattatgaatgcttgatgattgtatttgttattggtatgaaatatcatagaaatgctattgatgataacatgtgaaaaatatctcggttgaggttgacaaaaggaatttgatggataaaccctcattgaaaAGGTAAACtgagatcctgtatgtgttgcagtaagaatttagcctggacgggtaattcgAGATCTCAAGTATAaaaaggaatctagcccggacgggtgttccttgaatgatcaagccttccgaagaatatgtgtgcatgatGGATTCAGCCCAGaagggtaatccgattagggtctgaatttagcctagattgataattcagatccgagctcattaaggatGTCTgttgctataagggatttagcctggactggtaatcccaacatcactttatgagttcatataatgggggatttagcctggactggtaatcctaccatatgatgtgaggttcgctgGAGTGCATAGATAGAATaatcattcgtatgaattgactGATATTGAGTATTCCATCGAggtttcctagaaactcaacgagattaacatgggatttacatatatgaatgaaatgttgaatgatgagctcatctagttaaattacataatacatgattatatgactaactcattgattgagtgcatgtgataggaaatcatttcataatggatgatttcatgaaataagtatggATGTTTGCTAATTActcgataagtttactttccggttattcgagcttactaagcatgaaaatgcttacccctctctttttccctgtctcacagagctcaaggactcataaggattggaataCAATTGGGGAgtgaacacactatcaactaaacaagctttggtataaagactcagtttattttgttcaatggcatgtattgtatttttgagtattttgttatgtgtgtcatttgatttgcccagtaaaggcatgtaaaaatatgtttatctctttgtatatagccatgaaaattggcttaatttaagtaagCTATGACCTACgcttttatgcatggttttaattacgaAGGATGGGTCACCATCACTTGGCAATGAATCACATGAATGACCAATTTTAGATGGATTAAAGTAATATGGGAACCCATGACACTAGataggaaataaccatttatgtatgaaaccaatgatatgaggtttccatacaactattttcattaagattatttacaagtataTAATCATGCTTcttctcaaacttggtaaccattaGGCACAAGAAGTataaaggggtgactaaaggcttggaaaatagcctaatataGTCCACATGGTtgatcacacgggcatgtgtctaggccatgtgtgacacatggttccctcctatgggcgtgtgtcccctgcacttaaaaccttagctcaaagttgtacacgggcaggccacacgggcgtgcgccatGGCCATGTTAAAATGATAGTTTCATCCACGGGCAGGTAGCATGGGCGTGTTCCATGGCTGTGTTGTTAAGTTagtgttgcccacggttgaagggcatgggcgggCTCCAAGatacatgggcatgtgagtcAACACGatccacctacacgggcgtgtgtccctcttagttaaggaaaattttctgaggagcccaaggcTAATCGAACGTGCTCGTATTTGTCCTGCATTGCCttccgatatgttataggtctcgaaggcctatacaagggacgagatgttcatgattgaaaagttttaaattcaaatgaaattttgtgaccggAGTTAGTATACTAAAAGTGTAAAGTTCCAGTAATGTCTCGAGCCTTGTctcggtgttggatacgggttagaggtgttacatttattggtctcagagctacgatttagtcggttctaggactaccgtagaggatgttaaGGTTCGCTCTACATGAcattatttgaatgttgatagtgtgacgtctcctaattgtttaaattgttttgaatatagtaaatgtcttctaatcaagcacaagatgagtctgatggagccgagagccatgctccagcttccgtacaacgagctgtatctagtagtagtagaaggctgatgtcagaaggtcgagaagaggcccgagctgccttcttcgatatgatggatgaatggtttggggattatctaagaaattgccccaatataccaa includes these proteins:
- the LOC107895653 gene encoding uncharacterized protein, which encodes MVDDVESNTPALAKGAVLFDSRPTTCSISLLRDAAYHWWKMLVSVVPRERVTWEFFQEEFRKKYISEGFIDQKRKEFLNLKQGRMSVTKYKRKFFWLSKCARDYVSSKAKMCRRFEDGLNKDIRVLVDILELKEFIVLVDWACKAKELTKEKRIDEAEARDIRKRLMSKSLPSQFKKSRHMYSRSHVSAGHLY